In Chloroflexota bacterium, the sequence CGGATCGTCGCCGATCCGGCGATCGCGGAGCGAGGCGAGCCAGGCGATGAGGAGGCCCACCAGATCGGCGCGGAAGTAGACGAGGAGCGCGACGAGCGTCCCGAGGTGAAGCATGACGTCGAACGCCGCCGTGTCGACGAACGGATCGTTCCAGCCGAGGAAGCGCGGGATGAGGATGAGGTGGGCGGACGACGAGATGGGCAGGAACTCGGTGAGTCCCTGGACGAGGCCGAGGATCGCAGCGTGGAGGAGGCTCTCCAGCGGGGCATCCTCCGTGGGGGCGCGATGGACCGGCGGTCGGCGCGCCGACCGGCCGGCGGGTCAGCGGATGAAGAGCGGCGCGAGGACGAGGGTGATCGTCGCGAGGAGCTTGACGAGGACATGGAGCGACGGGCCGGCCGTGTCCTTGAACGGGTCGCCGACCGTGTCGCCGACGACCGCCGCCGCGTGCGCGACCGTCTTCTTCCCGAGCACGTTGCCCTGGTCGTCCTTCAGATGCCCGGACTCAATGTACTTCTTGGCGTTGTCCCAGGCGCCACCGCCGTTGTTGAGGACCGTCGCGAGGAGGACGCCGGCGATCGTGCCGACCATGAGGAGCCCGGCGACCGCCTCGTAGCCGAGGAGGAGCCCGACGAGGATCGGCGTGGCGACGGCCACGACACCGGGCGCGATCATCTCGCGCAGCGCGGCGCGGGTCGTGATGTCAACGACCCGGGCATAGTCCGGGCGCTGGGTGTAGTCCATGATCCCGGGCATCTCCCGGAACTGCCGCCGGACCTCGACGATGATCGCCTGGGCGGTGGTGCCCACCGCCCGGATGGCGAGCGAGCTGAAGAAGTAGACGAGCATCGCCCCCATGAGCGCGGCGACGAAGACGCTGACGTCCGCGAGGTTGACCGACGTGAGGAGGCCCTGGGCGGCCGTCCGGGTCCCGGCGTCGATCTGGCGCTGGAGGATGAGGTTCACCTTGTCGATGTAGGCGCTGAAGAGGAGGAATGCGGCGAGCGAGGCCGATGCGATGGCGTAGCCCTTCGTGAGGGCCTTCGTCGTGTTCCCGACCGCGTCGAGCCGGTCGGTGATCTCGCGGGCTCCCGCCTCCGCGTGGCTGAACTCGGCGATGCCGCCGGCGTTGTCCGTGATCGGCCCGAAGGTGTCCATGGCGAGGATGTAGGCGGTGGTCATGAGCATCCCCATCGTCGCCACCGCGGTCCCGAAGATGCCGCCGACGTTGACGCCTGTCTGGGCGTTGACCAGGCCGGCCTGCGAGCCGAGGAAGTGGCTCGCGATGAGGGCGATGCCGATCGTGAGCGCCGTCACGAGCGTCGTCTCGAAGCCGACCGCGACGCCGCTGATGATGTTCGTCGCCGGTCCGGTCTTGCTCGCCTCCGCGATCTCGCGCACCGGGCGATAGCCGCCGGCGGTATAGAACTGCGTGATGTAGACGAAGGCGACGCTCGTGGCGAGCCCGACGACGCCGCAGAGGAAGAACCAGACCCAGCTCGGGATGCCGTTCGCGCCGAGGTCCTGGCCGCCGGTCTGCATCATGACGTTGGTGACGAAGGCGAGGGCCACGACGGAGAGCAGGGTGGTGGCCCAGTAGCCGCGGTTGAGGATGTTCATCGGATCCTCGTCCTCGCGACCGCGGACGAAGAACATCGCGACGATCGTGGCGAGCAGGCCGAAGGCCCGCACGACGAGCGGGAAGAAGATCCACGCCTGTGGGTTCGGCCAGCCGGCCGCCTGCGCGATGCCGTAGACCGCGACGCCGAGGATCATCGCCCCGATGTTCTCGGCTGCGGTCGACTCGAACAGGTCCGCGCCGCGGCCGGCGCAGTCGCCGACGTTGTCGCCGACGAGGTCCGCGATGACGGCGGCGTTGCGCGGGTCGTCCTCCGGGATACCGGCCTCGATCTTGCCGACGAGATCCGATCCGACGTCCGCCGCCTTCGTGTAGATCCCGCCGCCGAGCTGGGCGAAGAGGGCGACGAACGAGGCGCCGAAGCCGAAGCCGACGATGAGGAACGGCGCCTGCGCCGGATGGTCGAAGCCACCGTACGCGGCGAAGATGCCCCACACGCCGAGGAGGGAGAGGGCGACGACGAGGAAGCCCGACACCGCGCCGCCGCGCATCGCGACCTGGACGGCCTCGACGAGGCTCCGTCGGGCGGCCGCTGCGGTCCGGACGTTCGAGCGGACGCTGATGTACATGCCGATGATCCCGGACGCCATCGAGCACGCCGCGCCGACGAGGAAGGCGACCCCTGTGCGGATGCCGAGGTCGAACCCGTAGATGGAGGTATCGGCGACGTTCTTGCCCTCGACGAGGCCGATGACGATCGCGATGACGACCGCGCCACCGAGGGCGAGGACACCGATCGTCGTGTACTGCCGGCGGATGAAGGCGACCGCACCCTCGAAGATCGTGTCGGCCACGTCGCGCATGGCCTGGGTCCCCGTGTCGCGGGACAGGACGTCGCGGGCCAGGTAGAGGGCGAAGAGCACGGCGGCGATCCCGGCGATCGGGATGATCAGTTGGAGCGCACTCGGATCCATCGGGGGGTTCGACTCCTCATCTCGGGATCGCGTCCAGCGCGCGGCACGTCGCCTCCGCAGCCTGGGGAACGATGGGCGCGCTGGGGGGCGGGTCGCAGCCGAAGCGCAACCTTTCAGTCGCGGCGGAGTGTAGCGCGGCCCGTTCGGACGGGTCAAACCGGGCGGGCGGGGATCGGCGGCGCGGATCACCCCCCGCCCCTATACTGCCGACCTTGTGAGCCGTCGCCCCCTGGGCTGTCTCTTCGAAGTCGTCGAGACGCTCGTCCTGACCCTCGTCATCTTCCTCATCATCCAGAACTTCATCGCCCAGCCATTCAAGGTCCAGCAGCAGTCGATGGAGCACACCCTCGAGCCCGACCAGTACGTGCTCGTGGACAAGCTCACCCCCCGCTTCGGCTCGTACAACCGGGGCGACATCGTCGTCTTCAATCCCCCGCCGGCCTGGATCCAGCAACAGGGCGGGACGCCGTACATCAAGCGCGTGATCGGGATCGGCGGCGACTCCATCCAGATCAGGAACGACGGCTTCGTGTACGTCAACGGCATCAGGCTCGTGGAGCCGTACCTCTACGCAGACCCCGGGCAGCCGCCTCAGCCAACGACGCCGTCGGGCGGTCAATCCAGCTGGGTCGTGCCTCCCGGTGAGCTCTTCGTCATGGGCGATCACCGCGAGCGTTCGGCGGATTCGCGCGTCTTCGGCGCGGTCCCGGTCAGCGCGGTGATCGGCCGCGCGTGGCTCCGCTACTGGCCATTCGCCACCTTCGGCATCCTGCAGAACCCCGGTCATCCGGAGCTCGCCTCCCCGGCGCCGTGAATCCCGCGCTCGTCCTCGTCGCGCTGGTCGTGGCGGGAGGTGCCGTGACGTGCATCGCCGCGAGCGAGACCCGATACGCCCTGGCCGGCCTCGCCGTCACCCTCCTCGCGGCGCCGTTCCTCGCCGATCCGCTGCCCGCGCCACTCGCCCTCGGCGCCCGCCTCGTGGCTGCCGCCCTCGCCACGTATCTGCCGTGGATCGTCGTCCGGGACGCGGCTCGGACCACCCGCGGATCGCTCCTCGGCTGGCCGGTGGACGCCCTGATCGCGGCGGCCGCCTTCGTCATCGGTTTCGGGACGGCCGGCCTCGGCGCGGCCGCCCTCGGTCCGGCCGAGGCGCAGGGCGCCGGATTCGCGCTTGTCGCGCTGTCCGTGGGCCCGATCGTCTTCGGCCGGGACCTGTTCCGCCTCGGCGCCGGCGGGCTGCTCCTCATCGTCGGCGTCGCACTCGTCGGCGTGGGCCTCGGTGGCACGCCCGCGCCGTTCGCGGAGCTCGTCTTCGGCACCCTCGTCGTCGCCTTCTGCGGCGGCCTCACGTTCCTGCTCTGGAGCGCGGCCGCGGCGGGTGTCGCCGACACGGAAGTCCTCGACGACGTGCGACCGCCCCGAGCGGCGAGCGCTCCGCGATGAACGTCCTGCCATTCCTCGCCGTGACGTTCGGCGGCGCGACGGCGACCCTGCTCCTCCGGCGCTGGCCGCCGATCTCGACAGCGGTCGGCCTGCTCGCGCTCGGCGGCGCGACCCTGGCCGCGCTCGCCATCGGCACGGATGCGCTGACCGTCGGCGGCGGGACGCTCGTGGGCTCGGCCTACGGACGGCTGTTCCTCGCCCTCGGCGCGGGCAGCGGGACGCTCGTGACGATCATCGCCCTCGGCACAGGGTTGCCCCGCGATCTGCCTGGCGCGCTTCTCATCGGTCTCGGTGCGACCGGTCTCGCCGTCAGCGTCGCGGACCCGACGACCGCCGTCGCGGCGACGATCGTGGCCGGGTGCGCGGGCATCCTCGTCTCGCTCGGGCCCGGATCGGGTGCACGAGGGATCGGCGTGGCGGCCCGTGAGCTCCGCGCGATCGCCGTCGCCGGGGCGCTCGTCATGCTCGCGACCGGCTGGCTCAGTCGTCCCATCCCGCTGCTCGCCGAGGACCCGTTCGTGTTCGGCCTGGCGTATGCGGCGGTCGCGGTGGGCGTGGCGATGCGCTTCGGCGCGATCCCCTTCCACCTCTGGGTCGCCCGGGTGGCCGACGCGGCCCCGGACGTGGCGCTGCCGCTCCTCACGATGTGGGTCCCGGCCGGCCTGGCGATCGTCGTGCTGACCTGGCTGAACGCAACGATCGTGCCGCTCGTCCCGGCCGTCGGCGACCTTGGGGCGGAACGGACCGTCATCGTCGCGATCGGGCTCGCGTGTCTCGTCTTCGGCGCGATCGCGGCGTGGATCCAGGACGACCTCGAGCACGTCGTCGGTTACGCGGCCGTGCAGGACGCCGGCGTCGTCCTCCTCGCCGTCGCCGTCCTCGACCCGGGCGTCTGGACGGCGGCCCGGACGTGGATCGTCGTGCTCGTCGTGGCACGAACGGCGCTCGCCGCGTGGGCCGTCGCGATCCGCGCCCGCTTCGGGACCCGCCGCATCGACGACCTCGCCGGATGGGCGCGACGATCGCCGGTCCTGCTCCTCGCCCTCGTCGCGATCGCCGTCGCCTCGATCGGGCTGCCGGGTCTCGTCGCCTTCGACGCCCGCGCGACGATCATCCGATCCGCCCTCGCCGGTCCACTGGCCACGATCGTGCTCGTCGCGGTGTTCCTGCCGGTCCTCTACTACGGGCGCCTGCTCAGCGTCGGCCTGGGCCACCCGACCGCCGCCGCGGCGGCGGTTCCCGACGACCGGCCGCGGCGGCCCACGGTCGGCCGATCGCTCGGCGCGGTCCAGCCGACGATCGCGGCGAACCGCGGGCTCATCCTCGCCAGCCTCGTGCTCGTGCTCGCATCGGTCGCCGTCGCGGCGTCCGCCGGAGGGTTCGGCCTGACCACGGCCGCCGCGGAGGCCGCGCCGTTCGCATCACCGAGCCAGGCGGCGATCGCGATCCCGTAGGGGCGCGCGGCGGCCT encodes:
- the lepB gene encoding signal peptidase I produces the protein MSRRPLGCLFEVVETLVLTLVIFLIIQNFIAQPFKVQQQSMEHTLEPDQYVLVDKLTPRFGSYNRGDIVVFNPPPAWIQQQGGTPYIKRVIGIGGDSIQIRNDGFVYVNGIRLVEPYLYADPGQPPQPTTPSGGQSSWVVPPGELFVMGDHRERSADSRVFGAVPVSAVIGRAWLRYWPFATFGILQNPGHPELASPAP
- a CDS encoding sodium-translocating pyrophosphatase; this translates as MDPSALQLIIPIAGIAAVLFALYLARDVLSRDTGTQAMRDVADTIFEGAVAFIRRQYTTIGVLALGGAVVIAIVIGLVEGKNVADTSIYGFDLGIRTGVAFLVGAACSMASGIIGMYISVRSNVRTAAAARRSLVEAVQVAMRGGAVSGFLVVALSLLGVWGIFAAYGGFDHPAQAPFLIVGFGFGASFVALFAQLGGGIYTKAADVGSDLVGKIEAGIPEDDPRNAAVIADLVGDNVGDCAGRGADLFESTAAENIGAMILGVAVYGIAQAAGWPNPQAWIFFPLVVRAFGLLATIVAMFFVRGREDEDPMNILNRGYWATTLLSVVALAFVTNVMMQTGGQDLGANGIPSWVWFFLCGVVGLATSVAFVYITQFYTAGGYRPVREIAEASKTGPATNIISGVAVGFETTLVTALTIGIALIASHFLGSQAGLVNAQTGVNVGGIFGTAVATMGMLMTTAYILAMDTFGPITDNAGGIAEFSHAEAGAREITDRLDAVGNTTKALTKGYAIASASLAAFLLFSAYIDKVNLILQRQIDAGTRTAAQGLLTSVNLADVSVFVAALMGAMLVYFFSSLAIRAVGTTAQAIIVEVRRQFREMPGIMDYTQRPDYARVVDITTRAALREMIAPGVVAVATPILVGLLLGYEAVAGLLMVGTIAGVLLATVLNNGGGAWDNAKKYIESGHLKDDQGNVLGKKTVAHAAAVVGDTVGDPFKDTAGPSLHVLVKLLATITLVLAPLFIR